CATCCCGTTCCACGCGGCCAGGCAGCCGTAGGCCAGCGCCGCGCCCAGGGGCCACGCGAGCAGTCCCCACCACGTCTCCAGGACGGGGGCCAGCGCGATCACGTCACCGACCCCGGGCGCGGCGCCCAGCGCGTACCCCCCGCCCGCGGTGCCGAGCCCGGTGCGCTGCGCCAGGAACCCGGCGAGGACCGATCCGAGCACCGCGCCCAGCATCACCACGGGACCGCGCCGCTCGCGCAGCATCCACACCGCGATGCCGATCAGCAGCCCGGCGACCAGCCCGATCAGCACGAACAGCATCAGCCCGTCGAGCCGGTGGTAGCTCTCCCCGGTGACCGGGACCAGCGACGCGTCGTCCTGCACCACCACGTTCTGCGGCGGCGCGAGCCACGCCCACAGCCACCCGGCGGGCAGGCCCACCAGGGCGACGACCGACAGCACGGAGAACGCGGGCAGCAGGTCGCGCTTCACCACGACCCGCGGCCGGCGCACCACGTAGTAGTGCTCGAACGCCGGCGCGGGTGGCACCCGAACGGGCGCGACCCGCTCGTCCACCGGTTGCTCCGCCACCCGACGACCTCCCTGCACCCCGCGGCCACCGCACCCGTGACCGGATGCAGGGCAGGTTACCGCGCGGAGGTGGTCTCCCCGTGCCGGCTGCACGTGGCGGTCCAGCCGGCCGGGGTCACCTGCACCACCATCCGCCGGGCGCACCGGGCGCAGAAGCGCGGCGGGTCGATCACGCCCAACCGGGCCGCGCACGCCGAGTGGTCCGCGCCGGCCACCTCGCCGCCGCAGTACCCGCAGTACGTCGCGGCACCCGTCGTCACGGCATCCACCATCAGAGGGTCTTGCCCAGTTCCTTGATCGGCATGGACAGCTCGGTGAGCATGTCGAGGTCCTGCTGCGCCGGCCTGCCGAGGTTGGTCAGGTAGTTGCCGACGATGATCGCGTTGACCCCGCCGAGCATGCCCTGCTTCGCGCCCAGGTCGCCGAAGGTCAGCTCGCGCCCGCCCGCGAAGCGCAGGATCGTGCGGGGCAGGGCCAGGCGGAACGCGCCGACCGCGCGCAGCGCGTCCGGGCCCTCGACCACCGGGTAGTTCTCGTACGGCGTGCCCGGGTTGGGGATGAGGAAGTTCAGCGGCACCTCGTCGGGCTCCAGCGCGGCCAGCTGCACGGCGAACTCGGCGCGCTGCGCCAGGGTCTCCCCCATGCCGATGATGCCGCCGCAGCACACCTCCATGCCCGCCTCGCGGATCATGGTCAGGGTGTCCCACCGCTCCTCCCACGAGTGGGTGGTGACCACGTTCGGGAAGTGGGAGCGCGCCGTCTCCAGGTTGTGGTTGTAGCGGTGGACGCCCATCGCCACCAGTTCGTCCACCTGCTCCTGGGTGAGCATGCCGAGCGAGCACGCGATCTGGATGTCGTTGCCGTCCTCGCGGATGGCCTTGATGCCGTCGCGGACCTGGGACAGCAGGCGCTTGTCCGGGCCGCGCACCGCCGCCACGATGCAGAACTCGGTCGCGCCGGTCTCGGCGGTCTGCCGGGCGGCCTTCACCAGGCCGGGGATGTCGAGCCACGCCGAGCGCACCGGGGACGGGAACTGGCCGGACTGCGAGCAGAAGTGGCAGTCCTCGGGGCAGCCGCCGGTCTTGAGCGACACGATGCCCTCGACCTCGACCTCCGGCCCGCACCAGCGCATCCGCACCGCGTGCGCCAGTTCCAGCAGGTCGGGGATGCGCTCGTCGGGCAGCCGGAGGACTTCGAGCACCTGCTCCTCGGACAACCCGACGCCCCGCTCCAGCACCTGCTCGCGCGCGACTCCGAGGACGTCGACCTGTTCGGGGGCTGCGGTCACGACTTCTCCTCCATCGTCGGCGGTGGTCGGCGGCCAGTCTGCCGCACGGACCACCGGGTGCCCAGCGACGTACGTCACTGGGCCCGCGTCACTGTTCCGGCGTCACTGTTCCGGTGTCACTGTTCCGGGCGGCACGAGTGCGACGCGGTGAACTCCTCCGGGTCGAACGTGCCGCCGAACCACGGCGACAGGCCGGCGCGGGCCGCCTCGGTGAACTCGGCCCGGCCGAGCGCCGCCGCGCCGTCGGGCAGCACGCCGAGCAGCGGCGCGCCGGCGGCCTCGGGCAGGTCGACGAGGTTGCTCAGGGAGGCCAGGTCGGGTTCGGCGGGCCAGCGGCCCAC
This region of Saccharothrix longispora genomic DNA includes:
- the bioB gene encoding biotin synthase BioB; translated protein: MTAAPEQVDVLGVAREQVLERGVGLSEEQVLEVLRLPDERIPDLLELAHAVRMRWCGPEVEVEGIVSLKTGGCPEDCHFCSQSGQFPSPVRSAWLDIPGLVKAARQTAETGATEFCIVAAVRGPDKRLLSQVRDGIKAIREDGNDIQIACSLGMLTQEQVDELVAMGVHRYNHNLETARSHFPNVVTTHSWEERWDTLTMIREAGMEVCCGGIIGMGETLAQRAEFAVQLAALEPDEVPLNFLIPNPGTPYENYPVVEGPDALRAVGAFRLALPRTILRFAGGRELTFGDLGAKQGMLGGVNAIIVGNYLTNLGRPAQQDLDMLTELSMPIKELGKTL
- a CDS encoding DUF2567 domain-containing protein codes for the protein MAEQPVDERVAPVRVPPAPAFEHYYVVRRPRVVVKRDLLPAFSVLSVVALVGLPAGWLWAWLAPPQNVVVQDDASLVPVTGESYHRLDGLMLFVLIGLVAGLLIGIAVWMLRERRGPVVMLGAVLGSVLAGFLAQRTGLGTAGGGYALGAAPGVGDVIALAPVLETWWGLLAWPLGAALAYGCLAAWNGMDDLGRRLG
- the bsaP gene encoding biotin synthase auxiliary protein BsaP, whose product is MTTGAATYCGYCGGEVAGADHSACAARLGVIDPPRFCARCARRMVVQVTPAGWTATCSRHGETTSAR